Proteins co-encoded in one Halorussus lipolyticus genomic window:
- a CDS encoding translation initiation factor eIF-2B: MIDETVEEIREMQTHSSSVVAVKAARALEDLLERDFASVEDFERDLERNSSALRRANPSHASLVTTQRAIVSMVEDADAGTAEEAKAGLSEAIDNVVEQVETAKRRAAENAVDFVEDGATILTHDYSSTVLEAIEQAVSDGRYVTVYVTEARPRYLGRKTARALAEMDRVDAHLVVDGASGHYLPECDRVLLGMDCIVDDTLYNRIGTFPLAAAADQTDVPVTVVGSSAKLVGEGFRFENDFRSPSEVLREPAEGFSVENPAYDATPTDLLDSVVTDEGVREF, translated from the coding sequence ATGATAGACGAGACGGTCGAGGAGATACGCGAGATGCAGACCCATAGCTCCTCAGTCGTCGCGGTGAAGGCCGCCCGCGCGCTGGAGGACCTGCTCGAACGCGACTTCGCCTCGGTCGAGGACTTCGAGCGTGACCTCGAACGCAACTCGTCGGCGCTCCGGCGTGCCAACCCCTCACACGCCTCGCTGGTCACGACTCAGCGCGCCATCGTCTCGATGGTCGAGGACGCCGACGCCGGAACGGCCGAGGAGGCCAAGGCCGGTCTCTCGGAGGCCATCGACAACGTGGTCGAACAGGTCGAGACGGCCAAGCGCCGGGCCGCCGAGAACGCCGTGGACTTCGTGGAGGACGGCGCGACCATCCTGACCCACGACTACTCCTCGACGGTGTTGGAGGCCATCGAGCAGGCGGTCTCCGACGGGCGGTACGTCACCGTCTACGTCACCGAGGCCCGGCCCCGGTATTTGGGTCGCAAGACCGCCCGCGCCCTCGCCGAGATGGACCGCGTGGACGCCCACCTCGTCGTTGACGGGGCGTCCGGTCACTACCTGCCCGAGTGCGACCGGGTTCTGCTGGGGATGGACTGCATCGTGGACGACACCCTCTACAACCGAATCGGGACCTTCCCGCTGGCCGCGGCCGCCGACCAGACCGACGTGCCCGTCACGGTGGTCGGGTCGTCGGCGAAGTTGGTCGGCGAGGGCTTCCGATTCGAGAACGACTTCCGGTCGCCCAGCGAGGTCCTCCGGGAACCCGCCGAGGGCTTCTCTGTGGAGAACCCGGCCTACGACGCCACGCCGACCGACCTGCTGGATTCGGTCGTGACCGACGAAGGCGTCCGGGAGTTCTGA
- a CDS encoding Gfo/Idh/MocA family protein, whose protein sequence is MSLKVGVLGYRFMGKAHANAMARLPMFFPDAPEIERHVLVGRDEEALADAADRLGFETTATDWEDVVDEVDAFYNLGPNHVHAEPSIAALDAGTPVLSEKPLANDLQSAERMAEAAEEAGVPTATAFNYRFVPALRYAKNLIDDGELGEIRHFRGTYMQDWLADPEAPWSWRNSEEMAGSGALGDLGAHTIDLARFLVGDVERVSGHLRTFVDERPVEGDGGEAEMREVTVDDAYSAQAELAGGAMATFEASRFATGHKNDHSIEVHGSKGSLKFSLERLNELEVLREDNRGYETILVTDPDDPYVEHWWPPGHVLGWEHTFVHENYEFLRAVDSAASGRGWEYHPDFEDGLAVQQALAAIQESDETGEWVAVE, encoded by the coding sequence ATGTCACTCAAAGTCGGAGTCCTCGGCTACCGGTTCATGGGCAAGGCCCACGCCAACGCGATGGCGCGATTACCGATGTTCTTCCCCGACGCGCCCGAAATCGAGCGCCACGTCCTCGTCGGACGCGACGAGGAGGCCCTCGCCGACGCGGCCGACCGCCTCGGATTCGAGACCACCGCGACCGACTGGGAGGACGTGGTAGACGAGGTAGACGCCTTCTACAACCTCGGGCCGAACCACGTCCACGCCGAACCCTCGATTGCGGCGCTCGACGCCGGAACTCCCGTCCTCTCGGAGAAACCCCTCGCAAACGACCTCCAGTCGGCCGAGCGCATGGCCGAGGCCGCCGAGGAGGCCGGCGTCCCGACCGCGACCGCGTTCAACTACCGGTTCGTCCCGGCGCTCCGGTACGCGAAGAACCTCATCGACGACGGCGAACTCGGGGAGATTCGCCACTTTCGAGGGACCTACATGCAGGACTGGCTGGCCGACCCCGAGGCCCCGTGGTCGTGGCGCAACTCCGAGGAGATGGCCGGAAGCGGCGCGCTCGGGGACCTCGGCGCTCACACCATCGACCTCGCCAGATTCCTCGTCGGCGACGTAGAGCGCGTCTCGGGCCACCTCCGGACCTTCGTGGACGAGCGCCCCGTCGAGGGAGACGGCGGCGAGGCCGAAATGCGCGAGGTCACGGTGGACGACGCCTACTCCGCGCAGGCCGAGTTGGCAGGCGGCGCGATGGCCACCTTCGAGGCCTCGCGGTTCGCCACCGGGCACAAGAACGACCACAGCATCGAGGTTCACGGCTCGAAGGGCAGTCTGAAGTTCTCGCTAGAGCGCCTGAACGAACTCGAAGTACTTCGGGAGGACAACCGGGGCTACGAGACGATTCTGGTGACCGACCCAGACGACCCCTACGTCGAACACTGGTGGCCGCCGGGCCACGTCCTCGGGTGGGAACACACCTTCGTCCACGAGAACTACGAGTTCCTGCGCGCGGTCGATTCCGCGGCGTCGGGACGAGGGTGGGAGTACCATCCCGACTTCGAGGACGGCCTCGCGGTCCAGCAGGCGCTGGCGGCGATTCAAGAGAGCGACGAGACGGGGGAGTGGGTCGCGGTGGAGTAG
- a CDS encoding DUF7522 family protein → MSESAPADLADQLVSACRTAVGDELRSVTYFTDDVEDQIYLREDLESDADLVGFADNERLGFHSQSLYQETELGQYHFTIRVFDRGYLTRVIVGDHGAFVTTDAMEMDRFKELASAVESVLEEEQPV, encoded by the coding sequence ATGTCCGAGTCAGCACCCGCAGACCTCGCCGACCAACTCGTCAGCGCCTGCCGGACCGCCGTGGGCGACGAACTCCGGAGCGTGACCTACTTCACTGACGACGTAGAGGACCAAATCTACCTCCGCGAGGACCTCGAATCCGACGCCGACCTTGTGGGGTTCGCCGACAACGAGCGGTTGGGATTCCACTCCCAGTCGCTGTATCAGGAGACCGAACTCGGCCAGTACCACTTCACCATCCGGGTGTTCGACCGGGGGTACCTCACGCGGGTCATCGTCGGCGACCACGGCGCGTTCGTGACCACCGACGCGATGGAGATGGACCGATTCAAGGAACTGGCCTCGGCGGTGGAGTCAGTCCTTGAAGAGGAGCAACCGGTCTGA